Proteins encoded by one window of Acetivibrio thermocellus ATCC 27405:
- a CDS encoding dockerin type I repeat-containing protein yields the protein MKASKVGQKVILFLVSFSLFISCITISATAANGGKLGDINSDGSINSTDVTLLKRHLLRENILTGTAYSNADTDGDGKITSIDLSYLKRYVLRLISSFPGETSNNLNIPWDWVGIIGTGQSLSVGTTPILSTTQPYNNLKLDLGNLRVPPYDANSSELKLVPLTEPIRSLATGFPSAYPRNLYGETPHSAMANQITAMVKAAGRNDYISVHTVVGESGQGMSVIKKGATDTGNTGRAYAASIFEVTAINRLAKAAGKTYGVGGIILTHGETDCGNPNYENELRQLWSDYNKDIKAITGQTQNIPMFVVQQHSYPSTGTSASTLAQWKAGVDYPGDIICIGPNYQRTYGGDNVHLTSAGYQHLGEKYAQVYYEKVILGKDWKPLQPIKATKNGRTIIVDFHVPVPPLVWDNTLPAPNQNTLTEWRNGKGFEVTANGSRVTINSVEISGNSVIITCASELPAWGVKVGYAFTGGKARPNGTYRWGLLRDSDPFIGRSGVAQPNFCVSFEMPVN from the coding sequence ATGAAGGCATCGAAAGTTGGGCAGAAGGTTATCTTGTTTTTAGTGTCTTTTTCATTGTTCATCTCATGTATCACAATTTCAGCAACCGCTGCCAATGGCGGAAAATTGGGAGACATAAACAGCGACGGATCCATCAATTCCACCGATGTGACTTTATTAAAAAGACATCTTCTCAGAGAAAACATACTTACAGGGACGGCATACTCCAATGCTGATACCGACGGAGACGGAAAAATAACCTCCATCGACTTAAGCTATTTGAAAAGATATGTATTGCGCCTTATATCTTCTTTTCCGGGCGAAACGTCAAATAATCTTAACATACCCTGGGATTGGGTCGGAATCATAGGAACGGGACAAAGTCTCTCCGTAGGAACTACTCCAATTTTATCTACAACCCAGCCTTACAACAATCTTAAGCTGGATTTGGGCAACCTGAGGGTTCCTCCCTACGATGCCAACAGCAGTGAACTGAAACTGGTTCCCCTTACCGAACCTATTCGCAGCCTTGCAACAGGTTTCCCGTCTGCCTACCCAAGGAACCTATATGGTGAGACCCCCCATAGTGCAATGGCGAACCAAATAACTGCAATGGTAAAAGCTGCAGGCAGAAACGACTATATTTCAGTACATACGGTAGTAGGTGAATCCGGTCAGGGTATGTCTGTAATCAAAAAAGGTGCCACCGATACTGGAAATACCGGCCGTGCCTATGCGGCATCAATATTTGAAGTCACAGCAATTAACCGCTTGGCAAAAGCCGCGGGAAAAACCTACGGGGTGGGAGGAATCATCCTAACCCATGGCGAAACCGATTGCGGTAATCCCAATTATGAAAATGAGCTACGCCAATTGTGGTCGGATTATAACAAGGACATAAAGGCTATAACCGGACAAACCCAAAATATCCCGATGTTTGTTGTGCAGCAGCACTCCTATCCAAGTACGGGAACTTCCGCTTCCACCTTGGCTCAGTGGAAAGCAGGTGTTGATTATCCCGGTGATATAATCTGCATAGGTCCAAATTATCAGCGAACTTACGGAGGAGATAACGTCCATTTGACTTCTGCCGGATATCAACATTTGGGTGAAAAGTACGCTCAGGTATATTATGAAAAGGTTATCCTCGGTAAGGACTGGAAACCTCTTCAGCCTATAAAAGCCACCAAAAACGGCAGAACCATCATAGTAGACTTCCATGTACCGGTACCGCCCCTTGTTTGGGACAATACGCTTCCGGCACCAAACCAGAACACCTTGACCGAATGGAGAAACGGCAAAGGGTTTGAGGTTACTGCCAACGGTTCAAGAGTCACAATAAATTCGGTTGAAATCTCGGGAAATTCGGTAATAATAACCTGTGCCAGTGAACTGCCCGCTTGGGGTGTAAAAGTCGGCTATGCCTTTACCGGCGGAAAAGCAAGACCTAACGGAACCTACCGCTGGGGTTTGCTGCGCGACTCAGATCCCTTCATAGGAAGGTCCGGTGTGGCACAGCCCAATTTCTGTGTATCTTTTGAAATGCCCGTTAATTAA
- the hisZ gene encoding ATP phosphoribosyltransferase regulatory subunit, with protein MAEWKIYTPEGVQDILQNECFFKKNLEDRIRKVFRASGYYEVETPIVEFYDVFSTEENIIPQETMFKFFDQQGRILVLRPDLTIPIARVAATKLKDAAYPLRISYIGNAFKYNELGGGKQKEFTQAGVEIIGVNTPEADAEVIATAIDAVKATGLENFQIDIGQVEFFKGLMEETGLSEEETEKMRVLIDRKDFLGIEELVEEHNIRDDLKELILDFPKLFGSTDVIDRVEKYPINERSIKALNNLRSIINILDDYGLSKYVSVDLGMVQSLNYYSGTIFRGFTYGVGFPILSGGRYDRLVEKFGKSSPATGFSMGINMVMMALDRQKVEFEKPRVDTLVCYREEGRKTAFQICETLRKQGLAVEVDINGGDFETARNYAALKGIGGILKVLDDENIEIHNLEKGEVSKVTISELLKA; from the coding sequence TTGGCAGAGTGGAAGATATATACTCCTGAAGGTGTTCAAGATATACTGCAAAATGAATGTTTCTTTAAGAAAAACCTGGAGGATCGGATCAGAAAAGTATTTCGGGCCAGCGGTTACTATGAGGTGGAGACTCCGATTGTAGAGTTTTATGACGTTTTTTCCACCGAAGAGAATATAATTCCTCAGGAAACCATGTTTAAGTTTTTTGACCAGCAAGGAAGAATTCTGGTTTTAAGACCGGATCTAACAATACCTATTGCCAGGGTTGCGGCTACTAAGCTAAAGGATGCGGCTTATCCCTTGAGAATCTCCTATATCGGCAATGCCTTTAAATATAACGAGCTTGGCGGAGGAAAGCAAAAGGAGTTCACCCAGGCCGGTGTTGAAATAATAGGAGTAAACACTCCGGAAGCGGATGCCGAGGTTATAGCTACGGCAATTGATGCTGTAAAGGCTACAGGACTTGAAAATTTCCAGATTGATATCGGTCAGGTGGAATTTTTCAAAGGGCTGATGGAAGAGACCGGTCTTTCGGAAGAAGAGACCGAGAAGATGAGGGTGCTTATAGACCGAAAAGACTTTTTGGGAATTGAGGAATTGGTTGAGGAGCACAATATCAGGGATGACCTTAAAGAGCTGATATTGGACTTTCCTAAATTATTCGGTTCAACAGATGTTATTGACAGGGTGGAAAAGTATCCTATAAATGAGCGTTCAATTAAAGCCTTGAACAATTTAAGGAGCATTATTAATATATTGGACGATTATGGCCTTTCAAAATATGTTTCGGTGGACCTGGGCATGGTACAAAGTCTCAATTACTATTCCGGTACTATTTTCAGAGGTTTTACCTACGGAGTCGGGTTCCCGATATTAAGCGGCGGAAGGTATGACCGGTTGGTGGAGAAATTCGGAAAGAGCAGCCCCGCAACAGGCTTTTCCATGGGAATCAATATGGTAATGATGGCCCTCGACAGGCAGAAAGTTGAATTTGAAAAACCCAGGGTTGATACTCTTGTCTGCTATAGGGAAGAAGGAAGGAAAACAGCTTTTCAAATATGTGAAACCTTGAGAAAACAAGGACTTGCCGTGGAGGTGGATATAAACGGTGGAGACTTTGAAACAGCCAGAAATTATGCGGCTTTAAAGGGCATAGGAGGCATATTGAAGGTTCTTGATGATGAAAACATAGAGATTCATAACCTTGAAAAGGGAGAAGTCTCAAAAGTGACCATAAGTGAGCTTTTGAAGGCATGA
- the hisG gene encoding ATP phosphoribosyltransferase, producing MRYLTIALSKGRLTDMSVELFEAIGIDCTELKNSSRKLILTDEKNKIKFFLAKPSDVPTYVEYGAADIGIVGKDTLMEEGRHLYEVLNLGFAACKMVVAGPAELMGKLDRLTNKRVATKYPRIAREYFEHKRKESIEVIKLNGSVELAPLVGLSEVIVDLVESGRTLKENGLVVLDTIADISARLVVNRVSMKMKSERINPIIDAIRKELEKR from the coding sequence ATGAGGTATCTGACAATAGCACTTTCAAAGGGAAGGCTTACCGATATGTCGGTGGAGCTGTTTGAAGCCATAGGAATAGATTGCACGGAGCTTAAAAATTCATCCAGAAAGCTTATTCTGACTGATGAAAAAAACAAAATCAAATTCTTTCTTGCGAAACCCAGTGATGTGCCTACATATGTGGAGTATGGAGCAGCAGACATAGGTATCGTGGGAAAAGATACGCTGATGGAAGAGGGAAGACACCTTTATGAAGTGTTAAACCTTGGATTTGCCGCCTGCAAAATGGTGGTGGCAGGCCCGGCGGAGCTAATGGGAAAGCTTGACCGGCTCACCAACAAAAGAGTGGCTACAAAGTATCCCAGGATAGCAAGGGAGTATTTTGAGCACAAAAGAAAAGAGTCCATTGAGGTTATAAAGCTGAACGGATCTGTCGAGCTTGCTCCTTTGGTGGGGCTTTCCGAGGTGATAGTGGACCTTGTGGAGAGCGGCAGAACCTTAAAGGAAAACGGACTTGTGGTGCTGGACACAATTGCGGATATAAGTGCGAGACTTGTGGTAAACAGGGTAAGTATGAAAATGAAAAGCGAAAGAATCAATCCGATAATTGACGCAATACGAAAAGAATTGGAAAAGAGGTGA
- the hisD gene encoding histidinol dehydrogenase, producing the protein MIKIIDLRCGKDSDIFENLASRSQLEYRDVLDRVEEIVANVRRNGDKAVLEYTAMFDKVQLTLGKLRVTEKEIKEAYTKVDPKLVEVIKRSRDNIWNFHEKQKEKSWFSTEKEGVIVGQLYRPLEVVGVYVPGGTAAYPSSVLMCAVPAKVAGVSKIVMTTPPGKDEKINPAILVAANEAGVDEIYKVGGAQAVAAQAFGTETIPKVDKIVGPGNIYVAMAKRTVYGYCDIDMIAGPSEIMVVADETANPVFVAADLLSQAEHDILASSILVTTSEDIAKEVQRELEAQLAVLERKEIAGKSIADYGAIIIVESLKDAATVVNRIAPEHLELCVKDPFAALGDIKNAGAIFLGNYSTEPLGDYFAGPNHVLPTSGTARFFSPLNLSDFMKKSSIISYTRDALQKVKDDVILFAESEGLGAHANAIRVRFQDGQDK; encoded by the coding sequence ATGATAAAAATTATTGATTTAAGATGCGGCAAAGACAGCGACATATTTGAAAACCTTGCATCAAGAAGTCAGCTGGAGTATAGGGATGTTTTGGACCGGGTGGAGGAGATAGTGGCAAATGTTCGGCGAAACGGAGACAAAGCCGTGCTGGAATATACAGCCATGTTTGACAAGGTTCAGCTCACTTTAGGAAAATTAAGGGTTACGGAGAAAGAAATAAAAGAGGCGTACACAAAGGTTGACCCCAAACTTGTTGAAGTGATAAAAAGGTCAAGGGACAATATTTGGAATTTTCATGAAAAGCAGAAGGAGAAATCCTGGTTTTCCACCGAAAAGGAAGGGGTAATTGTCGGACAGCTTTACAGACCTTTGGAGGTTGTCGGCGTGTATGTTCCCGGCGGGACAGCGGCCTACCCTTCATCGGTTCTCATGTGCGCAGTGCCTGCAAAGGTGGCCGGTGTAAGCAAAATAGTAATGACCACGCCTCCCGGAAAGGATGAAAAGATAAATCCTGCAATACTGGTGGCAGCCAATGAAGCCGGGGTTGATGAAATATACAAAGTGGGTGGGGCGCAGGCCGTAGCCGCCCAGGCCTTTGGAACGGAGACAATCCCGAAAGTGGACAAAATTGTGGGGCCGGGGAACATATATGTGGCAATGGCAAAGAGGACGGTATACGGCTATTGCGATATTGACATGATAGCCGGACCCAGCGAGATAATGGTGGTTGCCGATGAGACCGCAAATCCTGTGTTTGTGGCGGCGGATCTTTTATCCCAGGCAGAGCATGATATACTTGCTTCATCAATTTTGGTTACAACTTCTGAGGATATTGCCAAAGAGGTTCAAAGGGAGCTTGAGGCTCAGCTCGCGGTTTTGGAAAGAAAAGAAATAGCCGGAAAATCGATAGCTGACTATGGAGCGATAATTATTGTGGAAAGCCTCAAGGATGCCGCGACGGTGGTTAACAGAATTGCGCCGGAGCATCTGGAACTTTGCGTAAAAGATCCCTTTGCCGCACTGGGGGATATAAAGAATGCGGGTGCGATATTCCTTGGCAACTATTCCACAGAGCCTTTGGGAGACTATTTTGCAGGACCCAACCATGTGCTCCCCACAAGCGGTACGGCAAGATTCTTCTCACCTTTAAATCTTTCGGATTTTATGAAGAAAAGCAGCATTATTTCATATACAAGAGATGCCCTTCAAAAGGTTAAAGACGATGTCATACTCTTTGCAGAGTCCGAAGGATTGGGAGCCCATGCAAATGCCATTAGAGTGAGGTTTCAGGACGGACAGGACAAATAA